A single window of Sphingobacteriales bacterium DNA harbors:
- a CDS encoding MBL fold metallo-hydrolase, translating to MKFTFLGTGTSQGIPVISCTCKVCTSTNEKDKRTRTSLMVQDNNTTIVIDSGPDFRQQMLRENVQDLDAIVFTHGHKDHVAGLDDIRPYNYIKQKEIQVYASTEVQNVLKREFSYIFADEKYPGVPQIRLHTINEKNNFNIHQIEFMPIEVIHKNMKVLGFRIHDFTYITDANFIAEDELKKCIGTKILVLNALRHEKHYSHFSLSEAIAIANKIGAEQTYFTHISHHLGLYDDVQATLPSNMHLAYDGLSIEIA from the coding sequence ATGAAATTTACGTTTTTGGGTACAGGCACTTCGCAAGGCATTCCAGTAATTTCTTGTACATGCAAAGTTTGCACATCTACAAACGAAAAAGACAAACGCACTAGAACTTCTTTGATGGTGCAAGATAATAATACAACCATTGTTATTGATAGTGGACCAGATTTTAGACAACAAATGCTACGAGAAAATGTACAAGATTTAGATGCTATAGTTTTTACGCATGGACACAAAGATCATGTGGCTGGCTTGGATGATATCAGACCATACAATTACATTAAACAGAAAGAAATTCAAGTGTATGCAAGCACTGAAGTACAAAATGTACTGAAAAGAGAATTTTCATATATTTTTGCTGATGAAAAATATCCTGGTGTTCCGCAAATTCGACTACATACTATTAATGAAAAAAATAATTTCAATATTCATCAAATAGAATTTATGCCTATTGAAGTCATACATAAAAACATGAAAGTATTAGGTTTTAGAATTCATGATTTTACGTACATTACTGATGCCAATTTTATTGCAGAAGATGAATTGAAAAAATGTATAGGCACAAAAATTTTGGTATTAAATGCATTAAGACACGAAAAGCATTATTCGCATTTTAGTTTATCAGAAGCAATAGCAATAGCCAATAAAATTGGTGCTGAGCAAACTTATTTTACACATATATCACACCATCTTGGTTTGTATGATGATGTACAAGCAACATTACCAAGCAATATGCATTTAGCATATGATGGTTTGTCTATCGAAATAGCTTAG
- a CDS encoding methylated-DNA--[protein]-cysteine S-methyltransferase — protein sequence MEAQQHINYNRIAAAIQYIQENFKSQPNLDAIAKELHLSPLHFQRIFVEWAGTSPKKFLQYISIAHAKRILRTEQANLFDTAFSTGLSSTSRLHDLFINIEGMTPAEYKNGGKNLEINYSFAATTFGLITIASTTKGICHIAFVEDEESGLINLKKEFPNAIFYHKIDVLQQNALLIFQNDWHKLDQIKLHLKGTDFQIKVWESLLKIPMGKLSTYGRIAEQIENPKASRAVGTAIGSNPVAFIIPCHRVIQSTGVFGGYMWGNTRKTAIIGWEAAQTENTIE from the coding sequence ATGGAAGCGCAACAGCATATCAACTATAATAGAATTGCAGCAGCAATACAATACATTCAAGAGAATTTTAAATCGCAACCAAATCTTGATGCTATTGCCAAAGAATTGCATCTTAGTCCATTGCACTTTCAACGTATTTTTGTAGAATGGGCAGGCACAAGTCCGAAGAAATTTTTACAGTACATTAGCATAGCACATGCAAAAAGAATACTTAGAACAGAACAAGCTAATTTGTTTGATACTGCATTTTCTACTGGGCTTTCAAGTACAAGTAGATTGCATGATTTATTTATTAATATTGAAGGCATGACGCCAGCTGAGTACAAAAACGGTGGCAAAAATTTAGAGATAAATTACAGTTTTGCAGCAACTACATTTGGATTGATTACTATTGCATCTACAACAAAAGGCATTTGCCATATAGCATTTGTAGAAGACGAAGAAAGTGGATTAATCAATCTAAAAAAAGAATTTCCAAATGCAATATTTTATCATAAGATTGATGTTTTGCAACAGAATGCTTTGCTTATATTTCAAAATGATTGGCACAAGTTAGACCAAATTAAATTACATTTAAAAGGCACAGATTTTCAAATAAAAGTTTGGGAAAGTTTATTAAAAATTCCGATGGGCAAACTTTCTACGTACGGTCGTATTGCTGAACAAATAGAAAATCCAAAAGCATCAAGAGCAGTAGGCACAGCAATAGGTAGTAATCCAGTAGCATTCATTATTCCATGTCATAGAGTAATACAATCAACAGGTGTTTTTGGTGGATACATGTGGGGAAATACACGCAAGACTGCAATAATAGGTTGGGAAGCTGCACAAACTGAAAACACAATAGAATAA
- a CDS encoding T9SS type A sorting domain-containing protein, whose amino-acid sequence MVNCIKIGILIFIFFGFNVASAQNQSFEQRRIQYNNTALNNINSNAIIIQAYKDIPVQTDILQEILDNISSKSTADFDIVKLIRILFLTNGEYDSIILKTLEPIPFWLEKNEDNREYWSENHMIMWMSSDLLLHEKYDKQVDSNLIYRIKHYLNLKINYGFYEYFSSVYLPYCLSGLLNLADFSENIEIKNMATIAANKLLSDILLLTNSKGTYFPIAGRNYPDKYTSAYGQNHNNLIYLISGLGELPSNASHAGAFLSTSSINLDVALNAWKPIENKIFTLGHTLSDGINIINKDINPRDKTIFQWSSGAYFDPLVAKQTATLLKDLNLWNHHEFDDFKAFSGIPVALAPAIAEIGSVISKSSGNYNPTIAVYKNNTVTLSSIQDFWKGKNGYQQFSIVANASTSAVFTLSGRPTSVWNDRPSIHANTHLPYAKQKDNIALVMYRPEKGLSLFGYEGEKLYVSLYWKDDTFDEVKESGNWILGREDDGYVAVRRHCVNEINGVKACDNIDGQTWIYIVGNQGTYGSFENFEQIINQSHYEEKWYFNLPTLQWVYFSKIIIDGKTLEYAWNGDIFSGPTETTTAIANNKKSSKDILVYPNPANAYVKTQLPSQINDNSVVRIYNSFGQEVYQQKIGIPYLKESLIETSNWNNGTYILTLETDDAIYKNSFIINR is encoded by the coding sequence ATGGTTAACTGTATAAAAATTGGTATTCTTATTTTTATTTTCTTTGGATTTAATGTTGCATCTGCTCAAAATCAAAGTTTTGAACAAAGAAGAATACAATACAATAATACTGCGTTGAATAATATCAATAGCAATGCAATAATTATTCAAGCATATAAAGACATTCCAGTACAAACTGATATTCTTCAAGAAATTCTTGATAATATATCTAGTAAAAGTACAGCAGACTTTGATATTGTAAAGCTGATTAGAATATTATTTCTAACAAATGGTGAATATGATTCTATTATTTTAAAAACATTAGAACCAATACCATTTTGGCTAGAAAAAAATGAAGACAATAGAGAATATTGGTCTGAAAATCATATGATAATGTGGATGTCATCAGATTTGCTATTACATGAAAAATATGACAAGCAAGTAGACTCAAATTTAATTTACAGAATAAAACATTATTTGAATCTAAAAATAAACTATGGTTTCTATGAGTATTTTTCTTCTGTGTATCTTCCATATTGTTTATCAGGCTTGCTAAATCTTGCTGATTTTTCAGAGAATATAGAGATAAAAAATATGGCTACAATTGCTGCAAATAAATTACTTTCTGATATTCTATTACTAACAAATAGCAAAGGCACATACTTTCCTATTGCAGGAAGAAATTATCCAGACAAATACACTTCAGCATATGGACAAAATCATAATAATCTAATTTATCTTATTTCTGGCTTAGGAGAATTACCAAGCAATGCATCACATGCTGGTGCGTTTTTGTCTACATCTTCAATAAACTTAGATGTTGCATTAAATGCATGGAAACCTATTGAAAATAAAATTTTCACACTAGGACATACTTTATCAGATGGTATAAATATTATTAATAAAGATATAAATCCTAGAGATAAAACTATTTTCCAATGGAGTTCTGGTGCTTATTTTGATCCATTAGTCGCCAAACAAACTGCAACTTTACTCAAAGATTTGAATTTGTGGAATCATCATGAATTTGATGATTTTAAAGCTTTCTCAGGTATTCCTGTAGCACTTGCACCTGCAATTGCAGAAATTGGTAGTGTAATTTCAAAAAGCTCTGGCAACTACAATCCAACAATTGCAGTCTACAAAAACAATACAGTTACTTTATCATCTATACAAGATTTTTGGAAAGGTAAAAATGGATATCAACAATTTTCTATTGTTGCAAATGCTAGCACATCAGCAGTGTTTACATTATCTGGTAGACCAACAAGTGTTTGGAATGATAGACCTAGCATTCATGCAAACACACATTTGCCATACGCAAAACAAAAGGACAATATTGCATTAGTCATGTATAGACCAGAAAAAGGCTTAAGTTTATTTGGCTACGAAGGCGAAAAGCTATATGTTTCTTTATATTGGAAAGATGATACTTTTGATGAAGTAAAAGAATCTGGGAACTGGATTTTGGGCAGAGAAGATGATGGCTATGTTGCTGTACGCAGACATTGTGTAAATGAAATAAATGGTGTAAAAGCATGCGACAATATAGATGGACAAACATGGATATATATTGTAGGCAACCAGGGTACTTATGGTAGTTTTGAGAATTTTGAACAAATAATCAATCAATCTCATTATGAAGAAAAATGGTATTTTAATTTGCCAACTTTACAATGGGTATATTTTTCTAAAATAATAATTGATGGCAAAACACTTGAGTACGCATGGAATGGTGATATTTTTTCTGGACCAACTGAAACAACAACAGCTATTGCAAATAATAAAAAATCATCAAAAGATATCTTGGTGTATCCAAATCCAGCAAATGCCTATGTTAAAACACAACTTCCAAGTCAAATAAATGACAATAGTGTTGTAAGAATATATAATTCATTTGGGCAAGAAGTCTATCAACAAAAAATAGGCATACCATATTTAAAAGAATCATTAATAGAAACAAGCAATTGGAACAATGGAACTTATATTCTAACACTAGAAACTGATGATGCCATCTATAAAAATTCTTTTATCATTAATAGGTAA
- a CDS encoding alpha-ketoglutarate-dependent dioxygenase AlkB, translated as MDLFNPILDTNNNLLPFDGTVNYYGKILTKNQADDYYQILLNTIEWQNDEPILFGKKIITKRKVAWYGEKAFEYSYSNTTKYALFWTKPLLELKQYVEEKSGESYNSCLLNLYHNGSEGMAWHSDGETDLKKDGAIASLSFGAERKFAFKHKQSKIKVELILESGSLLVMKDTTQTFWLHRLPPTKKVNFPRINLTFRTIVE; from the coding sequence ATGGATTTATTTAACCCAATTTTAGACACAAATAACAATTTATTGCCTTTTGATGGAACAGTAAATTACTATGGGAAAATTCTGACTAAAAACCAAGCTGATGATTATTATCAAATTTTATTGAATACGATTGAATGGCAAAATGATGAGCCAATTCTTTTTGGAAAGAAAATTATTACTAAACGAAAAGTTGCATGGTATGGCGAAAAAGCATTTGAGTATTCTTATTCTAATACCACAAAATATGCTTTATTTTGGACGAAACCATTATTAGAATTAAAGCAATATGTTGAAGAAAAATCTGGAGAAAGCTATAATTCATGTTTGCTCAATCTTTACCACAATGGCAGCGAAGGCATGGCATGGCACAGTGATGGCGAAACAGATTTGAAAAAAGATGGTGCAATTGCTTCCTTGAGTTTTGGTGCAGAAAGAAAATTTGCATTCAAACACAAACAATCAAAAATAAAAGTAGAGTTGATATTGGAAAGCGGCAGTCTATTGGTAATGAAAGATACAACACAAACATTTTGGCTACACAGACTACCACCAACTAAAAAAGTAAATTTTCCAAGAATAAACCTAACCTTCAGAACAATTGTTGAATGA
- a CDS encoding DUF1697 domain-containing protein, producing the protein MTTYISILRGINVSGKNVIKMDALKEMLAILDFKNIRTYIQSGNIIFASTEKDTRKLEARISTQIKISFGFDIPVIVLTLDTLKEIIANNPFVSTKDNAYLHVTFLAEEPKQYDQQILIDKAQADEEFFYSKSAIYLYCPNGYGQTKLTNTFIESKLKVAATTRNWKTTNELLRIAMQ; encoded by the coding sequence ATGACAACATATATTTCAATTTTAAGAGGCATAAATGTAAGTGGTAAAAATGTAATAAAAATGGATGCCTTGAAAGAAATGCTTGCAATATTAGATTTTAAAAACATTCGAACCTATATTCAAAGTGGCAATATAATATTTGCATCAACAGAAAAAGATACAAGGAAATTAGAAGCTAGAATCTCAACTCAAATTAAAATTAGTTTTGGATTTGATATTCCTGTAATTGTACTAACATTAGATACATTAAAAGAAATAATTGCAAACAATCCATTTGTTAGTACTAAAGATAATGCATACTTACATGTTACATTTTTAGCAGAAGAACCAAAACAATATGACCAACAAATACTTATAGATAAAGCACAAGCTGATGAAGAATTTTTCTATTCTAAAAGTGCTATCTATTTGTATTGCCCAAATGGATATGGACAAACGAAACTTACAAATACTTTTATAGAAAGTAAATTGAAAGTAGCAGCAACTACAAGAAATTGGAAAACAACAAATGAGCTTTTGAGAATTGCGATGCAATAA
- a CDS encoding glutamine--tRNA ligase/YqeY domain fusion protein, whose product MDVNKSNNFIEEIIEKDLEAGKYNSILTRFPPEPNGYLHLGHAASICLNFGVAEKFGGNTNLRFDDTNPETEDTEYVESIQEDVAWLGFKWKNIFYASDYFEQLYQYAIQLIQQGDAYVCDLSAEEIAQQKGSLTEAGQNSPFRNRSAEENLNLFERMRAGEFKEGEKTLRAKINMASPNMLLRDPLLYRIKFAHHHRTGDKWCIYPMYDFAHGQSDSIEKITHSICTLEFVPHRDLYDWLIQKLNIFPSKQYEFARLNVNYTVMSKLKIKQLVAEKIVTDWDDPRMPTISGMRRRGITANAIREFVNRAGIAKRDKVNDISLLEFCTREELNRIALRRMVVFDPIKVIIDNLDEAIEVSIENNPEDENGGSRNLLFTKELFIEKEDFMENPPKKFFRMAIGQHVRLKGAFIVLCTNVDKDEHGNITQIHCTYLPNSKSGQDTSGIKPQGTLHWVSATAALPVTINEYDRLFKVESPDAEEGDFKNYINENSLKTITNALAEPAIADATLQHHFQFLRKGYFYLDKTSSDKNIIFNKTVGLKDSWK is encoded by the coding sequence ATGGATGTAAATAAATCAAATAATTTCATAGAAGAAATCATAGAGAAAGACTTAGAAGCTGGAAAATACAATTCTATACTAACACGTTTCCCACCAGAACCAAATGGCTATTTACACTTAGGTCATGCGGCATCTATATGCTTAAATTTTGGTGTTGCTGAAAAATTTGGTGGCAATACCAACCTAAGGTTTGATGACACAAATCCTGAAACAGAAGATACAGAATACGTAGAAAGTATACAAGAAGATGTAGCTTGGTTGGGTTTTAAATGGAAGAATATTTTTTATGCATCAGACTATTTTGAACAATTATACCAATATGCCATTCAATTAATACAACAAGGTGATGCTTATGTTTGTGATTTAAGTGCTGAGGAAATTGCACAACAAAAAGGAAGCCTAACAGAAGCTGGGCAAAACTCACCATTTAGAAACAGAAGTGCAGAAGAAAACTTGAATTTATTTGAACGAATGCGTGCTGGAGAATTTAAAGAAGGTGAAAAAACATTACGTGCAAAAATTAACATGGCTTCTCCAAATATGCTTTTAAGAGATCCATTATTATATAGAATAAAGTTTGCACATCACCACAGAACTGGCGATAAATGGTGTATTTATCCCATGTATGATTTTGCCCACGGACAATCTGATTCTATTGAAAAAATTACACACTCAATATGTACATTAGAGTTTGTACCTCATAGAGATTTGTATGATTGGCTAATTCAAAAATTAAATATTTTTCCATCAAAACAATACGAATTTGCAAGATTGAATGTAAATTATACTGTAATGAGTAAGCTAAAAATAAAACAATTAGTTGCAGAAAAAATAGTTACAGATTGGGATGATCCACGTATGCCTACAATTTCTGGAATGAGAAGAAGAGGCATTACTGCAAATGCTATTAGAGAATTTGTGAACAGAGCTGGCATTGCCAAAAGAGACAAAGTAAATGATATTTCGCTTTTAGAATTTTGTACAAGAGAGGAATTGAACAGAATAGCATTGCGAAGAATGGTTGTTTTTGATCCAATCAAAGTAATTATTGATAATTTGGATGAAGCTATAGAAGTAAGTATTGAAAACAATCCTGAAGATGAAAATGGTGGCTCAAGAAATTTATTATTCACAAAAGAGCTTTTTATAGAAAAGGAAGATTTTATGGAAAATCCACCTAAAAAATTCTTTAGAATGGCAATTGGGCAACATGTAAGACTAAAAGGTGCGTTTATTGTATTGTGTACTAACGTTGATAAAGACGAACATGGAAATATTACTCAAATACATTGTACATATTTGCCAAATAGCAAAAGTGGACAAGATACATCTGGAATAAAACCACAAGGCACACTACATTGGGTAAGTGCAACAGCAGCATTGCCTGTTACAATTAATGAGTATGATAGATTATTCAAAGTAGAAAGCCCAGATGCTGAAGAAGGTGACTTTAAGAACTATATCAATGAAAATAGCTTAAAGACAATAACAAATGCATTAGCAGAGCCAGCAATCGCAGATGCAACATTACAACACCATTTTCAATTTTTAAGAAAAGGCTATTTTTATTTAGACAAAACTAGTTCTGATAAAAATATTATATTTAATAAAACAGTTGGATTAAAAGATAGTTGGAAATAA
- a CDS encoding 3-phosphoshikimate 1-carboxyvinyltransferase — protein MTDTITIQKPSTKKIQGEITLNGSKSISNRLLIINAICGNINFSNLSNADDTVFLQNILKSNDSILDAGAGGTTFRFLTAFLAIQDGREAILTGSERMQQRPIKVLVDALQQLGADISYEKNKDYPPLKIKGKKLRGGKITLPADISSQYITALLLIAPTLEQGLEIQLKGTIVSIPYIEMTLKMMEYFGIKTDFSIEQKYIKVEHGNYVPKDFFVESDWSAASYFYSIAILAEDADITLHGLTAQQIQGDAVIAKIANDFGIQSTFADNAVRLQKTATPKNEYYKYDFLRCPDLAQTVVSFCAGLCVDATFHGLQTLRIKETDRIQALDNELFNLGLSNLEEIDSNTWELQNCMPQVYNDYDIKTYEDHRMAMSFAPLSIVTNQIKIEERNVVSKSYPNFWNDLEKLGFKIINI, from the coding sequence ATGACGGACACAATAACAATACAAAAACCAAGTACTAAAAAAATACAAGGAGAAATTACTCTAAATGGTTCTAAAAGTATTTCAAATAGATTGTTGATTATAAATGCAATTTGTGGCAATATCAATTTTTCAAATTTATCTAACGCTGATGATACTGTATTTTTACAAAATATATTAAAAAGCAATGATAGTATTTTAGATGCTGGTGCTGGTGGCACAACCTTCCGTTTTTTAACTGCATTTTTAGCAATACAAGATGGTAGAGAAGCAATATTAACTGGCTCTGAGCGTATGCAACAAAGACCAATAAAAGTTTTAGTAGATGCATTGCAACAATTAGGTGCTGATATTTCTTATGAAAAAAACAAAGACTATCCACCATTAAAAATAAAAGGAAAGAAACTACGTGGCGGCAAAATTACATTACCAGCAGATATTAGTAGCCAATACATCACTGCATTATTATTAATAGCACCAACACTTGAACAAGGTTTAGAAATTCAATTAAAAGGCACTATTGTATCCATTCCATACATAGAAATGACTTTGAAGATGATGGAATACTTTGGTATTAAAACAGATTTTTCTATTGAACAAAAATATATAAAAGTAGAACATGGAAATTATGTTCCTAAAGATTTTTTCGTTGAAAGTGATTGGAGTGCAGCATCATATTTTTATAGCATTGCTATTTTAGCAGAAGATGCAGACATCACTTTGCATGGACTTACAGCACAACAAATTCAAGGTGATGCTGTAATAGCAAAAATTGCAAACGATTTTGGAATCCAATCTACATTTGCAGATAATGCTGTACGATTACAAAAAACTGCAACACCAAAGAATGAATATTACAAGTATGATTTTTTGCGATGTCCAGATTTAGCACAAACTGTTGTTAGCTTTTGTGCTGGCTTATGTGTTGATGCAACATTTCATGGTTTGCAAACTTTAAGAATTAAAGAAACAGACAGAATACAAGCATTAGACAACGAATTATTCAACTTAGGATTGTCTAATTTAGAAGAAATAGATTCTAATACATGGGAATTGCAGAATTGCATGCCACAAGTGTACAATGATTATGATATAAAAACATATGAAGACCACAGAATGGCAATGTCTTTTGCACCATTATCAATTGTTACAAATCAGATAAAAATTGAAGAGCGAAATGTGGTAAGCAAATCATATCCAAACTTTTGGAATGACCTTGAAAAACTCGGATTCAAAATAATTAATATATAG
- a CDS encoding DUF2809 domain-containing protein, with the protein MGKLFQFNKTYFKLVIALFLVEVFIALFIKDNFIRPYIGDLLVVILIYCFLKSFLRISIKKAATITLLFSYVVEILQYFNLIKHLGLENYRLAKVILGSTFTWVDMICYTIGIAIVLFVENKQHKK; encoded by the coding sequence ATGGGAAAGCTATTCCAATTCAATAAGACATACTTTAAACTTGTTATTGCATTGTTTTTAGTAGAAGTGTTTATAGCACTTTTTATTAAAGACAATTTTATCAGACCATATATTGGTGATTTATTGGTTGTAATATTGATTTATTGTTTTCTAAAATCATTTTTGCGAATTTCTATCAAAAAAGCAGCTACAATAACATTGCTTTTTTCATACGTTGTAGAAATACTTCAATATTTTAATTTAATAAAACACTTAGGATTAGAAAACTACAGATTAGCTAAAGTAATTTTAGGTAGTACATTTACTTGGGTAGATATGATTTGCTATACCATTGGCATTGCAATTGTTCTTTTTGTAGAAAATAAACAACACAAGAAATAA
- a CDS encoding glutamate--tRNA ligase — MGMSVRVRFAPSPTGPLHLGGVRTALYNYLFAKKHNGTFILRIEDTDQNRFVAGAEEYIMNSLAWCGISINEGIKEGGNFGPYKQSERKHIYKQYAQQLIDSGNAYYAFDTAEELEALRKENPNFAYNASNRMLLNNSLSLSNNDVQRLLDSNTPYVIRIKVPQEEEVSFKDIVRGFVSFNTSQIDDKVMFKSDGMPTYHLANVVDDHLMEITHVIRGEEWLPSTPIHVLLYQFFDWQDTMPQFAHLPLILKPDGNGKLSKRDGDRLGFPVFPLNWTNPETNEKSEGFKERGFLPEAFANFLAMLGWNPGTEQEIFNIDELIELFNIEKLHKAGAKFDYEKAKWFNSEHIKQKSNEAIAALYLQENNLDIDKDYLIKVVALIKDRLVFIQDIDQFNYFFQQPQEYNNEQLSKIKGIKDTLNITDLVNYFDTIDYNNIEIIELSLRQFVTEHQLKMGDFMKFLRISIVGELSGPAIPNLIQLLGKTESLNRIKICYYQL, encoded by the coding sequence ATTGGTATGTCTGTTAGAGTTCGTTTTGCTCCAAGTCCAACTGGACCTTTACATTTAGGTGGTGTTCGTACTGCATTGTATAATTATCTGTTTGCCAAAAAGCACAATGGTACTTTTATACTAAGAATTGAAGATACAGATCAAAATAGATTTGTAGCAGGTGCAGAAGAATATATTATGAACAGCTTAGCATGGTGTGGTATTTCAATTAATGAAGGAATTAAAGAAGGTGGCAACTTTGGACCATACAAACAAAGTGAACGAAAACACATTTACAAACAATATGCACAACAACTTATAGATAGTGGCAATGCTTATTATGCTTTTGATACAGCAGAAGAATTAGAGGCGCTTAGAAAAGAAAACCCAAATTTTGCATACAATGCATCTAACAGAATGCTGCTAAATAATAGTTTATCATTAAGTAATAATGACGTACAAAGATTATTAGATAGCAACACACCTTATGTTATTAGAATTAAAGTACCACAAGAAGAAGAAGTAAGTTTTAAAGATATTGTACGTGGATTTGTGAGTTTTAACACTTCTCAGATAGATGATAAAGTAATGTTTAAAAGCGATGGAATGCCTACCTATCATTTGGCAAATGTGGTAGATGACCATTTAATGGAAATTACACATGTGATTCGTGGTGAAGAATGGTTGCCATCTACGCCGATACATGTGTTATTGTATCAGTTTTTTGATTGGCAAGATACTATGCCACAATTTGCGCACTTACCATTAATTCTAAAACCAGATGGCAACGGAAAATTATCAAAAAGAGATGGAGATAGATTAGGATTTCCTGTGTTTCCATTAAATTGGACAAATCCCGAAACGAATGAAAAAAGTGAAGGATTTAAAGAACGTGGATTTTTGCCTGAAGCATTTGCAAACTTCTTAGCTATGTTAGGTTGGAATCCAGGTACAGAACAAGAAATTTTCAATATTGATGAATTAATAGAACTTTTTAATATTGAAAAACTACACAAAGCAGGCGCAAAGTTTGATTATGAGAAAGCAAAATGGTTTAACTCAGAACATATTAAACAAAAATCTAATGAAGCAATAGCAGCTCTTTATCTTCAAGAAAATAATTTAGATATTGACAAAGATTATCTCATAAAAGTTGTTGCACTAATTAAAGATAGATTAGTTTTTATTCAAGATATTGACCAATTCAACTATTTTTTCCAACAACCACAAGAATATAACAACGAGCAATTATCAAAAATTAAAGGAATAAAAGACACACTAAATATAACTGACCTAGTTAATTATTTTGATACAATTGATTACAATAACATAGAGATAATTGAATTAAGCTTAAGACAATTTGTAACAGAACATCAATTAAAAATGGGTGACTTTATGAAATTTTTGAGAATTAGTATAGTTGGCGAACTTTCTGGTCCAGCCATTCCAAATTTAATACAATTGCTCGGCAAAACAGAATCATTGAATCGAATTAAAATTTGTTATTATCAATTATAA
- a CDS encoding ribonucleotide-diphosphate reductase subunit beta — MNISNVTEKILQEGDNRFVLFPIQYDAIWQMYKTALKAFWVTEEVDLSQDLSDWDHKLTDNEKHFISHVLAFFAASDGIVNENLVVNFMQDVTIPEARCFYGLQVAIENVHSEMYSLLIDTYIKNKEEKNKMFHAIETLDCVKLKANWALKWIDTAPSFAHRLVAFAAVEGIFFSGSFCSIFWLKNRGLMKGLGKSNEFISRDEGMHCDFACLIYSMLDNKLQKEEIYSIKCDAVESEKVFVKESLAVSLIGMNADLMCLYIEFVADRLLLSLGYPKVYNATNPFQFMEGISMQGKTNFFEERPTEYKKATEIKAETLVVNTEDVDF, encoded by the coding sequence ATGAATATAAGCAATGTAACGGAAAAAATTTTGCAAGAAGGCGATAATAGGTTCGTGCTTTTCCCAATACAATATGATGCCATTTGGCAAATGTACAAAACTGCCCTTAAAGCTTTTTGGGTAACAGAAGAAGTTGATTTGAGTCAAGATCTTTCTGACTGGGATCATAAGCTTACAGACAATGAAAAACATTTTATATCACATGTATTAGCATTCTTTGCTGCTAGTGATGGTATTGTGAACGAAAATTTAGTTGTAAATTTCATGCAAGATGTTACCATTCCTGAAGCTAGATGTTTTTATGGGTTACAAGTTGCTATAGAAAATGTGCATTCAGAAATGTATTCACTCTTAATAGATACATATATTAAGAATAAGGAAGAAAAAAACAAAATGTTTCATGCCATAGAAACATTAGATTGTGTGAAATTAAAAGCAAACTGGGCTTTAAAATGGATTGACACAGCACCATCATTTGCACATCGTTTAGTAGCTTTTGCAGCAGTAGAAGGTATTTTCTTCAGTGGTAGTTTTTGCTCTATCTTTTGGCTAAAAAATAGAGGCTTAATGAAAGGCTTAGGAAAATCTAATGAATTTATCAGTAGAGATGAAGGTATGCATTGTGATTTTGCATGTCTAATCTATTCAATGTTAGATAATAAGCTACAAAAAGAAGAAATTTATTCTATTAAATGTGATGCTGTAGAAAGTGAAAAAGTATTCGTTAAAGAGTCATTGGCAGTGTCGTTAATTGGAATGAATGCCGATTTAATGTGTTTATATATAGAATTCGTTGCTGATAGATTGCTTTTATCTTTAGGCTATCCTAAAGTATACAATGCAACAAACCCATTCCAATTTATGGAAGGAATTTCCATGCAAGGGAAAACTAACTTCTTTGAAGAAAGACCAACAGAGTATAAAAAAGCAACTGAAATTAAGGCCGAAACTTTAGTAGTAAATACTGAAGATGTAGATTTTTAA